Part of the Ammospiza nelsoni isolate bAmmNel1 chromosome 6, bAmmNel1.pri, whole genome shotgun sequence genome is shown below.
gtcctgcacacacacagggacagtgacacaggcaAAGAGCCCTGCTGGACATCAGGAGACTGAACTGCAGCAATCACCATTGCAGCATGAGCTCAGGGAGTTCTGAATCATGAAGGCAGCTGGTGGATCTCTGAGTCTCACCAGTAACCACAGCTGGTGGTTTTACTGAGGAGGAGACAAAACTGCAACCTGCATTTACCTGCAGCTCTGACTTCACTGATACTTTTAAATCTCAAGGGTGTAGTACTACACTCCTAAACTTACTGTTTTCATAGAATTATTTAATGTTAAGGAGTTGGAATGGACCTTCAAAATCATCCAGtcccaaccccctgccatgggcagggacacctcccaccagaGCAGGTTGCTTGgagccacatccagcctggccctaaacactgccagggatggggcagccacagcttctctgagcaacctctTCCAGTATCTCAGCGCCCTCACagtaagaatttcttcctaatatctaaagttcccctctttcagtttgtacCCTTGCCCTGTCCACATGTCCTGACAGAGACAGGTTCTCTAGGTTCCCTGCAGCTTCTTCAGACACTGGAAGGCTCCAGTGAGCTCCCCATAGGAGGGCCTCATTTtattctccaggctgaacagccccaactttCTCAGCCTACCTGGGCAAGGAGTGGCTCTCACTGAAACACTCAGGACATGACATTATCATTAAGTGTTCCAAACCAGTTACAAACTGTGCTGCTCTTCCACTGATGACCTTAACAGTAAAATACTGCCTCAAATCCATATTGATCAAGAGCCTTAGAAACATTGTGCTATTACTTACCAGGTCTGCTGCCTGCTCAACAAAAACATTGTTTCCAAATCTGATCTTCTGTATGATTTCAGCTGGAACATCTGCACGCAGCTTATGCTGTTGGTCTATGAGCTGCTGCAAACGTTTGCTTGGGAACACATCTTCTGTACAAATGTAGACAGCTCCTGTAGCCAAGGAAACCACAGGGCCCTTACAAACACAGTTTTCTTACAGCACACAAATGATAGCACACATTCTGCATTTAAAAGCTACACATACAGACTTGGAAAATCATGTTTGCTTGGTTATTTTGTAACCATGTTGAATAAGATGAACAAAAACCCCCCTTCTGTGACTCTCCTGCAGATGCCTGGTCCTTTCTTCAGCACCAGCTGGGACAACTGGATTTGTACTCTGCACTGGGTGACACTCACTGTGCACAGCTGAGGAGCACCTGATCATTGCCCTTGGGATCAGGAGTATCACACTTTATCCAACCCACAGAGTGGCACTGCACAGtctgcctgctccagccagaaatccaaaacacagaaatccaaTTCACACTATGAATTTCATGCTAAAACACCTGTGCTAACTTGTGTTGAGACAACAGCTCCTCAGTAAAACTTTCTGGCCTTCTCAGCTGCCATGCTTATTTAAGCTGACTGCCTTTTGCACAGTGGTGCTTTAATGCTGAAAGACAGGGATTTCTCTACCATGAACTGTGGGCTCACAGAGAAATCATCTGCTTTCTGAAAACCAGACCTGCCTTAAGCAGGAGGTCACTTGTCCTTGCCTTGGTTTACTTAAAAAGGGTGGAATGTCCATTTCTTCAGATTTCATAGTCACTGGGGTTCTTCCAGATGCAGATTTGCATTTCTAGATAGATTGATGCTCCATTGattaaataattgtattttgATCCACAGTTATTGCAACATTCAGGACACTGAAAACACAGTCACAAGtccaacaaaacccaaacagaaaTCAGCAATTTCATCAAACTGTTATTCAGGCCAATAAATGTGTTATGCTGATTGTTGACGAAAAATACCACCAAAAATCAACTAAACAGGAATAAAACCTCTTAAAACCCCCCAgcctcaaaaagaaaaaaatttgattCCTATGATCATAATGTATCAGGCACCAAACCAAGTTTGTTACCAAGAATCAGTAGCaaacattattttctaattCAGAATTCTAAtaaggaaattaatttgttcCATTATATTCACATATTACTTATGAATATGGgcatataaaataaattcagcCAACACAACTGAACACAACTGACATTCCAGAACAGCAGAAAGATATCCTGGAGGCAAAGGAGGCCTTTGTTTACTTTCAGCATTTCTTTGCTGCCAACCCCCTTGCCCTGAGAATTACAAACAAGACTAGCACTAAATTTAATGAAGTAACTGCttaaagaaatatatttcagCTTCACCACTAATAAGAAGGGAGGGAAGTTTGTAATCAGTAAAAAAATAGAATGCAGGGATAATAATAATACAGGGATAATTTTAAATCAGTAGCAAAATCTTCCACTGCTGGTGCAGAGTTCTGTGAGAGTTTCTAAGCATTGCTGTTCTCCTCAAGTTTCCTGAAGGATAAAACTCCTCACATTTAACCTAAGATTTAATTGCTGTATTTCTCATGGGAGGCTCAACACAAGAGTGCCAGTAGGGTGTTGGGCACCTTGCTCTGTTCCTTGATTTCAACACAAACAGGAAGAAGTGCTGGAGCATggataaaaatgtatttatttaaactaTGTGCAGCAGTTagcagcagcacacaaaggAACAGAACAAAATAGAATTGTTTCTGCTCTGATTAATGACACCATGTAATGTAAGCCATGGGCTACTCACAGCCCTTTGAGCAAGATCTCAATTTGTACAGCCCATGATTTTTCCACAAGGGTGGATACAGTAAAAGGAGTGAGTTTCCCCACAAGGAGCCACTGAGCTGCCAGATGAAGGCAGTGCTGTTGGAAGGAGCAGCAAGGTCACAGGCAAAACACACCTAAGGCAGAGTACCAGAATCCTCAGAAATGACACAGGCTTCCTCCCTTTCTATGGCAgcaatagtaaaaaaaaatttaaaattgggAGTTCGATTAATATGacagaaaggtaaaaaaaccaTACTCAAGTCAAAGAATAAACCTGTATACTTCGGTAAACCCAGGAAAATCACATGTACAAAACAATGTTACCTTTTTCAATTATATTTCCATTGTTTTTACTCTGTAAATCAGTACAACTATTGTTATCAAAACAAATAATCTTTGAAATTTGAAATCCCCAGCTAAGGGAATATGTACCATAGACCTAAGACCCACTCTCTTTGTAGGGAGTGATCtgctgagctgtcctgctgacCTGAGGAGCCAATGACAGCACCACTTCTCTTCCATTGTTTGTGTGCTGAGTTGAAGGCAGGCAAACAAAGGCCAACAGGAACTGTGGATGAATtaagctgtgctgcaggatgtgCAGCTTTTCTCTCTGCAAACACTCATCAGCCACTGACTGCTCTCCTGCTGAAGTGACATGCACTGAGCCTGTGCTGAGGCTCCTGAGGACAGTGCACTCCCTCAGCTGGGAACTGCACCCAGGTTCAGCTCAGCACTCACCAGACTCCAAGCCACCGTACTTGTAAGGGTactgcacacacaggcacagctgcaaaCCAATCTGAGTCTTCCCAGCAGAACTCtccccagccagctctgtgatTCCCACCAAAGGAATGCCTCCTTTCAACAAGCTGTCCAGCACTGCACACCCCAGGCTCAGCTTCTGGTGCTGGGAGGTGAAAGGATCTTTATCTTGGTAGAGCTGAAGTGCTGCAAGGTTTAatgattaaaaagaaacaggtagtttcatttattatttttctaacaCACAATGATACAAAATAGATGCTGTACACAAGCTTTATTCTACAAGAGATGCTTTCTTTGTTGATAGAGAATTTCCCTAATTCAGCCTGGTCTTCCCCACCTCTCTCTCCCCATCAGACCTCTGCTGAGTATCTGGACAAAGATTGATAATTTACACTGAGTTCTCTCCTGCTCTCAAactctttttttgctttctctgcctCTAAGGTGTCTCTGAGGAAAGTTACACTCTGAGAGGATTTGACAGCAAAGGTTCTAGCACAGCAGTTATGGAAATGGGAATAGCAGAGTACaaaacagcacagcaggcaTCTGGTCAAAGCCTGAAAACACATGCAACCACAAGAAAATAGGTTTTAAACACAAAATTGTTATTAAGAATTTGTGCAGAAGGAGCTATTAGGTCCTGCTTGTTTTGGAATGAGGAGTTCATGACAAAGCAGTTTATGAAGCTTTTAATATATGATATACATTTTTCAACTAGTCTTAGTCCAAAAGGAGAATAgtgagagagaggaagagagtgtgaaagaaaaaggaaatattttgttgcTGTGTTTAAGTGTTTCAGACTGGAGAAACATGTTGTCCTGTTTCAAGCAGGCTCAATCCTGAAAATGTCACCCGTTCACTTCCCTTTACCCCCAGGGGAGCTGTCCTTGGCACAGTTAAATAATTCACTACAGCACAATTAAAACACTTCCATTCTCATTTTAACCCCACATTTCTGTGTCATTGAGGAGCCAGAACCACATTTTCTCACAGTGACAGTTCTGAACTTTATCTAGAAGATTTTTTATGCCCTGCATTACCTGTGAGCATGCTGTTCCTCCTCAGTGTGTGAGAGACTGTTTTCAGCAGGCACTGGGTGTCTGCACTGGAGAGCTTCATCAACCTCTGCAGGTCTGCTCCAGACAGGTGTAAAATCTCTTTTACTGATTTGATGTCAGCTGAAACAAGAGGAATTTTTATAAATACTTTTGGCTGACTTCCACAGCAAAGTTTTCCCAATTTCTAATTCTCATTTACTTGAGTTTTATCTATACTGCATTCTTGTATGGTGGGCAGGCAACACTCACGTGGAATGTACCAACACAAGCTGTAAAAGTGTTTGGAAATTTATTATTGAAGCATGGGCAAAACCCAACACTTTTAATTACTCAGAAAACTTCTTTATGAAATACTTAATTACAGTTCTAAAATATTAGTGTCCATCTGCCTGCTTATACCCACAAACACACAATTGTCAAGGATGTCACTGTGGTGACAGATCTGTTAGAGACAATGGCAAATTAAATTACCTTTTTTCAGGGCAGCAATTGTTTTAGGGTTCAGGTCAAACTGGTCCCAGTCCATCTcctgacacagcacagcagtgagCAGCACATCCCATAATTATCTGTGATAATTATCTGTGATATAAGATAATTATCTGTGATTAAAGTGGCTTTTATCACAGACACGGGTAAGAAAAAAATAGGCATAAATCAGTGTCAAAAGTTTCcagaactaatttttttccttcctatttttaatacatttatcAGTCACCTTAGAGAAGTAGCAATTACTCTGGGGTTATTATGAGAactattgctattattattttatatattgatGTAATTTTACTTGGgaagagtgtggccagcaggctgagggaggtgatcctcCCCCTCTATCAGCCCCAAGTGAGTGCTGAGCTCAgttctgggctcccagcacaacaaacacaaggagctgctgcaaagGTGAGGAGGGGTCAGGAGCATCTCTCTGCTGAGGAGAGCCTGGAGAAAGCAGAGAGGGGATCCCATCCAAGCACATCACAATCCAAGGGTGGTGCCAGGAGGATGGAGCCAAACTCTTCAGCTTCACCTCAAGGTGAAGAACAGCTCTTACACTGAGGGTGGCAGACACTGGAACAGCTGCCACAGAgacattccaaacccacctggactcattcctgtgtccctgctttgggtgaccctgcctgggctgggtgaTCTCCAGAGCTCCCTCCCAACCCTGGCTATTCTCTAATCCTGAAGTCTTCTCTGATGGCTGTTTACATCTATCCTATTAAAGAATTCAACAAATAATCCTGCAGTTCAGAGCTCCTGGTAGTTTGAATTGCCTGTAATTCTGCATAGTGCTTTTGCTCTATGTGCAGCTCACAAGCAAGCAGGACAGTGATTTATTCCTGCCCTGTCAGTCCTCACACGAGGCTTTCATTTTCTCatagaaaaaaatctcacacaCGAGCAGTTTAGGATGACCCAGGATTATTGATGCATTGGACAGTCATTTATTTAGCTATAAATTTACATTTATTAGCTAAAAgcaaatttaatattaaatcgTTAAAATCTGTTTGCTACTTGTGACAATATTAAACAGCTCTTTTAATACTTCGGTGAAAACCACAACAATTTAGCCCCATGGATGCCTAGAAGAGGTTCTTAGCGTTATTCTGATAAATTTATGAAGGATTGCAGCAGACAGCCAGCATTTATATGAGCATACACGACTTTATGAACAATCCCTTTTTCAACACGGGGGGGAGAGGTTGTGATGGCCGCTAATAGCAGAATAAATCTAAAAGAGAGGCAAGTTACTTTTAAGTAACACCCATTTAAAGCAACGTTCTGAGAAGGTTTAGAAGCCGAAACTTACCGACATCAATCATGGCTGTGACGGCCCTCGACTGAAGGGCTCCAAACCATTGCGCGCTCTCCGCTCACAGGGAGCCGCTCCATGGATGAGGCCCGGGGGAGAAAAAACCACCGGGAGCGGGTCACGGTGCAGCCGGAGGGTCCCACGGAGCCGGAGCGAGGGGCGGACAGCCggacacaggcacagcaggacaggcGGACACAGGGACGGACAGAGCGGGGCACCGCCACAGGAGCCTCAGGCCGCCACAGGGCCCTCACGCCGTCACGAATCTCCCGCCGCCCGCGCAGCCAATCAGCGAGCAGCCTGCCCGCCGCAGGCCAATCAGAGCTCCCTTCCGTGACTGCCCCGGCGGGACAGCCAATGGCGGGGCGGCGCTCGTTCCCCTCCCGCTGGGccggccgggagcggcggggccgggctggctcAGAGCCTCGGGCGGGCGCTGCGGCAGCGACCGGGGGCTCTCTGCGGAACCGCTCTCTGCGGAGCCGCGCCCTGCGGAGCCGCCCCTCGCGGCCGCGGCGGTCCGGGCTCGGTGTGCCGCTTCCTGGAACTCGGCGACCAACCCTTCGCTTCCGGGTTGCGGGACACGAAGGAGGCGGGAGTACTGCACCAAGGGGCACGGGATTGGCTGGAAAGCCCTGACCGTGTGGGCGGAGCCGGTGAGCCGCTGCTTCCCATTGGTTGAGTGCCGTGTCCATCGCGCAGCGCCGCGCGGCCATtgggcggcggcgcgggcgtcccttggcggcggcggcgcgcggGGGAAGATGTCGGGCGGCGACGCGAAGAAGCTGGTGCGCTCCCCCAGCGGGCTGCGCATGGTGCCCGAGCACCGCGCCGCCCGCAGCCCCTTCGGCCTGGACGAGCCGCCCTGGGTGCCCGACAAGGAGGTACCGCCGGGGCAGGGGTGCCgctcttcccttccccctgttccttcctccctttccctccgCTTTTTCGCTTCCCTTAGGCTGATGGGTTAAAGGACGCAGGGACGGGGCTGTCACTCGCTCCTCTCCGCTGTGCGGCCCCGGCGCGAAAATTCGCGATTGGTGATGAGAAGTGTAGCGAGCTGGTCGGTGTTGCTTTAAGTGCTGCTAAAGGTGGTTCTGGTTTAAAACTAACTGCATACATTATTGAAGCAATAGGGCTGAGGTAGAACAGCCCTTCTGGCTCTTGGTGTGAGTGTTCGTGGTTAAACAGCCACTGAACAGCGCAGTCTGTTTCAGTCAGCTTTGCTTGAAATATTTACCGAGTAAACAACTTAGCGATggtgatatttttaatttcacgTAAGGAGAGTCGATTGTTGCCAGCCGCTGCACCCAGATGCACAAACAACATAGAATCCAttgttggtttatttatttattgcctGCGTTCTGTGGCGTGGACACACGCCCGCGCATTTACATGTGAGCGGAATGAGGATTTATTTAGTGTGGATTTCGGCCGGGGTCAGCCAGCAGAGCGTTCCTGGGACGTGCTGGGCTGTTGTGCACGGGAACACCGAGTCCTGCTTCGGTCAGGAATGGAGAACAAagcctctccctctgcctcgTATCTCTGCGGGCAGAACGTTCTGTGTAATCCAGCTAAAGATTGTTTGGGGACTGTGGTAGCATCTAGTTAAACTTGTTAGATATATGGAGAGAATTAAATCTGTGTATTGTAGCTACATCAGTATAAAGTGCGTTGTTAGTTTGAATTCTCTATTACAATTTTATTGTAGTTTCATTCTCCTTAAAATTCAACTTTCCCCCTGTAGTCTGCAGATCTATAGGCTGAGGGTGTTGAATTGTGACTGAATGTGCTCAGTGATATTTGCTATTGAGAGGAAGTGTGATAGaggtaaatatttaaaatgcatttgttaATGCAAGATTAAGACTATGAATTGTTATTTTGTGGTTAGTTATTTTACTAGATTTCtggaagtaaaatatttttttactaaaaaaaatttactaGATTTCTGGAGTATGCTAGAGTTCTGACATCCCTTTGGTTAACAATTGCCAAATATGTTGCAAAATTTTGCCTTAAATAAAGCAGGTATGTGATACACCAAGAAGCTTATAAATCCCAAGTTTTTGTTAAGAACAATTAAATTTAAAGACACAGGGTTACCTAGGCAATGAATTAGTTGAGAATGCTTGCTCTTGTTACCATGTCAGACATTATTAAAAATGAAGGGTCTATGTCCAAGACCTTGAGTGGTGTTAGCAAATTCTTATCTGGCTTTTCAAATCCATTGGCTTTTGCTGTGCAGCCAGTAACACTCACAAAtccagtaattttatttttcttatgcaAGAGTCAACtggcttatttttttaaattaaggcCACCTAATAATTATGGCAGTTGGTAGTTTTGTGCAGCTTATACAGCATTGAAATGTAattaagttttaaatttttttatcaCAAGATTATACAGTCTTAAAATATTGGTATCTGTGAGGAATTTGAAATGCAAGGCTGGAGCAGGACTACTGAAAagtttactttttaaagtaattttatttgtaGTAGAGGTAATGAGTTGAGGGGGATTTATGAAAGTCTGTGCTGAGCATCATTTAACTTAGGATGTTGGCATCTGCATGTGCCTTGTCTGACTCAGAATTTCTTTGTTAATCACCAGCAGAGCTCAATTGATGATATTTCTGTTAAGGAAAGCTTGGACTAGAAATTGAGTAAGATGTGTCAGTTTGCCTGCAGAGGTGGCCAAAGCTTGTGATATGCAGCTGTGCAGCAGATGTTTCCATGgctgaggagctctgtgtgctgcccaggagctgccggctctgctggagggttccttccttgctgctggagggagctgagcccccctggcCAAGGCCGGGCTCAGCAGggtcagagcagcccagctctgcctgccctgggttTGCATCCTGCCCTTTCCCCCTCTGGCCAGGTGGGATTCCCTCAACTTCCTCCTTTGCAGAGGTTTCCTGTGTTAgggagctcagccagggcttCCCAAGCATCCCTTCTTGAATCACTCTGTTATTATTTATGCAAATAAAGCATGTGGAGCGTAACTATTGATTCCTGGCCATCCATGGGATCCTCACCTCTGGCTGGATCTGTGGGATTATGGAAATAAGTTCTCACACTTGAGCAAACCCATGACAAGTTTGCAATGAACCAACTcttggtatttttaaattaacgCCAAGATCCAACAGCTGTTGGATGTTCttccattttcctctttctgatAATCTGTAATCTGATACTGGCATTGGTGCTTGACTGCACATGAAATGAATGTACTTCTGATATGAATTCTTACTTAATTTCTTGCTTCACATCTTTTTATTTGAAGACACGAGAAGTAACTTGGACACTGTGCTTCCTTCTCTGCTAATGTGATAAAACCCCTCCAAGCAATAAAACTTAATTAAATGCTAGTCACTCTCTGATTATGTCAATGTATGGATGAAGGGGAAGAATTCACATTTCAAGATGTTCTCAATAAATATCTTGTCCCAGGCAAAGCAGAAATTGACATTATGCAAATGGTTCACTCCATTCTGGTTACTTAAAGCAGAAATACCTTGAAGGAACAGTATCTTGAGCTTGCTTCTGTCAGAACATTTTCCTTAGAAAATCTTATATTGCAATGCCAGCTACCATGTGCTGCTTGACTTGTGATTTATTTAGGACTGCTGTTTGTATCAGGCAGGGCTCTCATAATGGGTCTggaattaagaaataattttctatagTTTGTGTTAAATAAGAGGATGGATAATTTTGTTCCTTCCTAAAAACCACTTTTATGTTTAGCCTAGCATTCTGTATGAAATCTATGTAGAACATAGAATCTATGTAGAACACAGTATTTAGAAGagtttgggtttgattttttttttccctctagcTTGTGACTTGTGCTTTCTGCCTTTTGgcaaaaaaacaaataaaaaaacccagtccAGGTGaactaaaaaaaacaaaacccaccaccaaaacccaaccaaaaacctcccaaatattttcattatgaaaattaattagaaCTTGGGTAAATTGAAGGCATACTAAAATTATTGCCAGGACCAGCTCCCAGGCAAGTTGTTAAGCTACATgtcaaaaattaaaaccaggTAGAGCAGAAGATGACATTAGCTGTAGAGTTCTACTTGTTACAGAGGTGAAACCTGGTGTGTGCTGAAATTGCTTCATGCTGACGTTATTTATCAGTGAGTGTTGAAATAAGCTTTTCTGCAGCCATtgtgaaaagctgtgtttggaTGCCTCAGTTCAGTGTTTGTGAAAGCAATTCAGGAACACTTCCAGTGCTCTTCTGTGTGGGATTTGGAAACAGCTTGTTGTAACAAATTCTGCAAGTAGGTGTTTACCTTCCACTACAGTGACTGCCATTACTGTCTAATGTGTTAAATGTCTGTTTAGACAGCAGAGCCTTTCATATAAACTATCACCAATTATTAACAAGCTTGCACTTGAAAAGGACATGAAAAATTTCTGGagaatttttaatttagctGCTGTAATATTTTCTTGGCTACAGCTGTTGGATTTGTGACAGTGATTGAGTGTCTGCTGGAGCAAAAATCCCTGAATAGAAGCTGTTGTAACCTGAGGGGATTTATAGAAGAAAAAGGGTTAAGTATTGAAATGTGTTAATTAAAGGCAAAGGGTGATTACTGTGTGCTTAGCAAATAGCACCTGCTCAGCTCAGGGCATGTGGTGAAGAGGACATTCTGCTGTAGTCTGAGATAGTCTGCTTTGAGGGGTTTCAGTTTCTAACCAGGCATAATTTTGCATTAATATTTGCTAGTAAATACAGCAAAAATTGCATTATAAGCCTCAGACTGGGGTTTGATATGGTAGATAAAAAGATGTAAAGTTTTGTTGAAAATCCAGTGACCTAAGGGTTGGGTATCAACCTTTTGGTAGGTGACTTTCTATACAGAAAATTTTGATTGTCCAGCAGTCACTGATCACTTCTGGTTGTTAACACAGTCAAAGCTGTCACCCCTTAAACTCTACTTACTTGGAAGGGAGAAActccttcaattttttttctgtcatttttttgAAAGGAGTGTGTGGGTGTAAGTTTGTTTTAGGAAAGAGATATTTCAGGAAGTGACTTTTTGTAGCTGGAATAAGCATTAGGTCTTGGTGGCTtggaagaaaaccaaatatcTCTTAGCATGTTTCAAATATGTGTGAGTATTGAGAGCATTAAATTGTGTAAACAATGTTTTGGCGAGTCAGCAGAGCATGGTAGTAGAGTAAAGTGAGGACAACTTACATAAAACCAGTTGATTCTGGGATATGGGACTGTCTAGATAGCCAAACATTATCAATGTTTGAATGGTAAATAATTCTGAGATGTACTTTTGCCTGCTGGCAGGATGCACTATTCATTAGGGGAAAGTTTGGCAGCTCCTTTTTTTGTCTTGCAAATGGAGATGACGTTATTTTGCTACATCAATATTAAATGAAAGCTATTCATGGTGAAAAGATAAGAGATGGAAATTTGTTGGAGGTGTTTCTTTATGGGGCATAATATGAAGCTCATTCTTTGTATATGGTGGTGGAATTAAAGGTTTAAAAAGATTGTAGACTAATCTTAATTTGTACTGTTTTCTAGTGCCCAAGATGTATGCAGTGTGATACAAAATTTGACTTCATAACTAGAAAGGTAAGataaattaatgaaatatgAAGCAGTAAGTGTTGCAAAGTACTACAATTGacatattttgaaaagtaaacCAGGATTTGTCTTGAGTTTGGAAGAGAGAAATTCCAATTAAAGTAGAAAGTGAAAACTACATAATTAGGCTCACTGGATGAAGAGAAAACACTGACATTAAATTCTATTATTAACGGTAAGAGGTCACTGTGGAATGCAGACTGGTGGGCAGAGTATGACATGGAGAATTCTACAAAACACCCTCCCAAAGAAGGCCAGCAGTAATTTTTAGGAGGGAACATCATTCCTTTGTATAATTACATTGACACTTTGTTAGCACAGGCTTACAAAAGTGAAGAAAGATGTGAAAGTGTGACTTGTAGTGCA
Proteins encoded:
- the XRCC3 gene encoding LOW QUALITY PROTEIN: DNA repair protein XRCC3 (The sequence of the model RefSeq protein was modified relative to this genomic sequence to represent the inferred CDS: inserted 1 base in 1 codon), which encodes MDWDQFDLNPKTIAALKKADIKSVKEILHLSGADLQRLMKLSSADTQCLLKTVSHTLRRNSMLTALQLYQDKDPFTSQHQKLSLGCAVLDSLLKGGIPLVGITELAGESSAGKTQIGLQLCLCVQYPYKYGGLESGAVYICTEDVFPSKRLQQLIDQQHKLRADVPAEIIQKIRFGNNVFVEQAADLDTFQQCLTRLSLLLARGMARLVLIDSMAALFRADFGPADAALKARYLQAFGARLHSLSTSFRTPIVCINQNPRSAAHXVFVLQVTDAVSESEAAQCSCRAVGSRVTPALGITWSNQLLVRLMARRLWLPQHSPAAAPCPGSRRTLSVVFAPHLPPSFCYYTVQLEGVKGIK